One window of the Xenopus tropicalis strain Nigerian chromosome 10, UCB_Xtro_10.0, whole genome shotgun sequence genome contains the following:
- the h3-3b gene encoding histone H3.3 produces the protein MARTKQTARKSTGGKAPRKQLATKAARKSAPSTGGVKKPHRYRPGTVALREIRRYQKSTELLIRKLPFQRLVREIAQDFKTDLRFQSAAIGALQEASEAYLVGLFEDTNLCAIHAKRVTIMPKDIQLARRIRGERA, from the exons ATGGCCCGTACAAAGCAGACTGCCCGTAAATCAACTGGTGGAAAGGCTCCTCGCAAGCAGTTGGCCACCAAGGCAGCCAGGAAGAGTGCCCCCTCTACTGGCGGTGTGAAAAAACCACATCGTTATAG gCCAGGAACTGTAGCTCTTCGTGAGATCCGTAGGTACCAGAAATCCACAGAACTCCTTATCCGCAAGCTGCCCTTCCAGCGACTGGTGAGGGAAATTGCCCAGGATTTCAAAACTGACCTGAGGTTCCAGAGTGCAGCCATTGGTGCTTTGCAG GAGGCTAGCGAAGCTTACTTGGTTGGCTTGTTTGAGGATACCAATCTCTGTGCCATCCATGCTAAGAGAGTGACCATCATGCCCAAGGATATCCAGCTTGCCCGCAGAATACGGGGAGAGCGAGCATAG
- the LOC100486003 gene encoding uncharacterized protein LOC100486003 isoform X1 — protein MSGKEPLLGTLKACVLSLHGAGSEPITDDSPHVTPLCDILEMILRKGLKSGVLGLKRRDYWDWIEEMPQHDTCGRLSHLSVMIEKTGACPKLLTAQGRGRYFLRLALNRKYVAATVQHLLHTRRLLEWYDPLISVLGNEEYLEPFLSMLLVVSQSHFALDLQNSSFLDESWLLPVCALYQTVPCRELGMVLRYHEGRVFVVELLPGSQAEVDEIVLCGDILDEINGVSLRYAYNGQAGTVLNRLKGEPLYFGLIRWQWKDGQLYRPLIPYIKGVQEKVPSFQLQLQPKNQESGQDRPQQDGRLMYTLQYLGKAAVGKFGGKEVLDVGITKVRELNCSPKEVLFDVKETEVRIQDKKSHKVMFRYPYPDISSVGRRVDNKKVFALCTADKDCTTTTTSFSCLAFETASNEECEEIIRRIAAGFKHTEWFV, from the exons ATGTCAGGGAAGGAGCCTCTCCTGGGAACGCTCAAAG CTTGCGTCCTGAGTCTGCACGGAGCCGGCTCTGAGCCAATCACTGATGACAGCCCCCATGTGACCCCTCTGTGTGACATCTTGGAAATGATACTGCGCAAAGGACTGAAGA GTGGAGTTCTAGGGTTGAAGAGAAGGGATTATTGGGACTGGATAGAGGAGATGCCTCAGCATGATACCTGTGGAAG ACTCTCACATCTGTCTGTCATGATAGAGAAGACAGGGGCTTGTCCTAAATTGTTGACAGCGCAAGGCCGAGGCCGGTACTTCCTGCGTTTAGCTCTCAACAGAAAATATGTGGCAGCAACAGTCCAACACCTCCTACACACAAGGAGACTGCTGGAG TGGTATGATCCCCTAATTTCAGTTCTGGGAAACGAGGAATATTTAG AGCCGTTCCTATCCATGCTGCTGGTGGTATCACAGAGTCATTTTGCCTTGGATCTCCAG aaCTCAAGTTTTCTAGACGAAAGCTGGTTGTTGCCG GTGTGTGCGTTGTATCAGACTGTCCCATGCCGGGAGCTGGGGATGGTGCTCAG GTATCACGAAGGCCGAGTGTTTGTGGTAGAGTTGCTGCCGGGCAGCCAAGCAGAAGTAGACGAAATAGTGTTGTGCGGTGACATCCTAGATGAAATAAACGGTGTGTCTCTGAGATACGCGTACAATGGGCAG GCCGGCACAGTGCTAAACAGACTAAAGGGGGAGCCACTTTACTTCGGACTGATCCGTTGGCAGTGGAAGGATGGGCAGCTCTACCGTCCACTGATTCCTTACATTAAGGGCGTGCAGGAGAAGGTGCCTTCATTTCAGCTTCAGCTACAACCTAAGAACCAGGAGAGCGGGCAGGACAGGCCCCAGCAGGATGGCAG GCTCATGTACACCCTTCAGTATCTGGGGAAGGCTGCAGTGGGGAAG tttGGTGGAAAAGAGGTCCTTGATGTAGGAATCACTAAGGTGCGAGAGTTAAACTGCTCCCCAAAG GAGGTGCTGTTTGATGTGAAAGAGACAGAAGTAAGAATACAGGACAAAAAGTCCCACAAG GTTATGTTCCGTTATCCATATCCAGATATATCCAGTGTGGGGCGAAGAGTAGATAACAAAAAAGTCTTTGCTCTCTGTACAGC TGACAAGGACTGCACAACTACCACCACTTCATTCTCATGCTTGGCGTTTGAAACAGCCAGCAATGAGGAATGTGAAGAGATCATTCGGCGCATtg CTGCTGGCTTTAAGCACACCGAATGGTTTGTGTAA
- the galk1 gene encoding galactokinase isoform X1, with protein MTEIAELRESAWQEYAKRFGGRQPTIGVFAPGRVNLIGEHTDYNGGFVLPMALPLVTVIVGSPRDDGQISIVTTAEGADEPHMVDFEAPKQGKPLVPGAPKWSNYVKGVIEHYRGGPVPGFNALIASSVPLGGGLSSSASLEVATYTFLQQLCSDDGDTVQKALACQKAEHTFAGVPCGIMDQFISVMGREGHALLIDCRSLDVTPLPLADPGLAVLITNSNVRHELTGSEYPERRRQCEEATRALKKESLRDSSMEELEAMKESLTKTCYKRARHVISEIARTTDAADALQRGDYKAFGKLMVESHNSLRDDYEVSCPELDELVAIALEVPGVYGSRMTGGGFGGCTVTLLEASAAEGAKQQIKAKYRGSPTFYITKPSAGSGIMTE; from the exons ATGACTGAGATAGCAGAGCTCCGGGAAAGTGCCTGGCAGGAGTATGCCAAGAGGTTCGGTGGAAGGCAGCCCACAATCGGCGTGTTCGCTCCCGGGCGGGTCAATCTGATTGGGGAACACACAGATTATAATGGGGGCTTCGTGCTGCCCATG GCCCTGCCTCTCGTTACTGTTATTGTTGGGAGTCCAAGAGATgatggccagatatctattgttACTACGGCAGAAGGTGCAGATGAACCACACATGGTGGATTTTGAGGCTCCAAAGCAGGGGAAACCACTTGTACCAGGAGCTCCCAAATGGTCTAACTATGTAAAGGGTGTGATAGAGCATTATCGAG GTGGTCCAGTACCTGGATTCAATGCTCTAATTGCCTCCAGTGTCCCTTTGGGTGGAGGTCTGTCCAGCTCTGCATCCCTAGAGGTGGCCACATATACATTCCTACAGCAGCTGTGCAGTG ATGATGGTGACACTGTACAGAAGGCTCTTGCATGCCAGAaagctgaacatacttttgctGGGGTGCCCTGCGGGATCATGGACCAGTTCATCTCTGTGATGGGTAGGGAGGGCCACGCTCTGCTAATTGACTGCAG GTCTTTGGATGTGACTCCTCTCCCTTTGGCAGACCCAGGATTGGCCGTGCTCATCACCAATTCAAATGTGCGCCATGAGCTGACTGGTAGTGAATATCCTGAACGTAGACGCCAGTGTGAAGAGGCTACTAGGGCTCTTAAGAAGGAGAGTCTGAGAGATTCTAGCATGGAGGAATTGGAAG CAATGAAGGAGAGTCTGACAAAGACATGTTACAAACGGGCTCGTCACGTCATCTCAGAGATAGCAAGAACAACAGATGCAGCAGATGCCTTGCAGAGGGGAGACTACAAAGCATTTGGAAAATTAATGGTGGAGAGTCACAATTCTCTAAG GGATGATTATGAAGTCAGCTGCCCGGAGCTTGATGAACTGGTGGCAATAGCATTGGAGGTTCCCGGTGTTTACGGCAGCCGAATGACAGGCGGAGGTTTTGGAGGCTGCACTGTTACCTTGCTGGAGGCTTCTGCAGCTGAGGGAGCCAAGCAACAAATTAAG GCAAAATACAGAGGCTCCCCTACATTCTACATTACCAAACCTTCTGCCGGTTCTGGTATAATGACAGAGTAA
- the LOC100486003 gene encoding uncharacterized protein LOC100486003 isoform X2, producing the protein MSGKEPLLGTLKACVLSLHGAGSEPITDDSPHVTPLCDILEMILRKGLKSGVLGLKRRDYWDWIEEMPQHDTCGRLSHLSVMIEKTGACPKLLTAQGRGRYFLRLALNRKYVAATVQHLLHTRRLLEWYDPLISVLGNEEYLEPFLSMLLVVSQSHFALDLQNSSFLDESWLLPVCALYQTVPCRELGMVLRYHEGRVFVVELLPGSQAEVDEIVLCGDILDEINGVSLRYAYNGQAGTVLNRLKGEPLYFGLIRWQWKDGQLYRPLIPYIKGVQEKVPSFQLQLQPKNQESGQDRPQQDGRLMYTLQYLGKAAVGKFGGKEVLDVGITKVRELNCSPKEVLFDVKETEVRIQDKKSHK; encoded by the exons ATGTCAGGGAAGGAGCCTCTCCTGGGAACGCTCAAAG CTTGCGTCCTGAGTCTGCACGGAGCCGGCTCTGAGCCAATCACTGATGACAGCCCCCATGTGACCCCTCTGTGTGACATCTTGGAAATGATACTGCGCAAAGGACTGAAGA GTGGAGTTCTAGGGTTGAAGAGAAGGGATTATTGGGACTGGATAGAGGAGATGCCTCAGCATGATACCTGTGGAAG ACTCTCACATCTGTCTGTCATGATAGAGAAGACAGGGGCTTGTCCTAAATTGTTGACAGCGCAAGGCCGAGGCCGGTACTTCCTGCGTTTAGCTCTCAACAGAAAATATGTGGCAGCAACAGTCCAACACCTCCTACACACAAGGAGACTGCTGGAG TGGTATGATCCCCTAATTTCAGTTCTGGGAAACGAGGAATATTTAG AGCCGTTCCTATCCATGCTGCTGGTGGTATCACAGAGTCATTTTGCCTTGGATCTCCAG aaCTCAAGTTTTCTAGACGAAAGCTGGTTGTTGCCG GTGTGTGCGTTGTATCAGACTGTCCCATGCCGGGAGCTGGGGATGGTGCTCAG GTATCACGAAGGCCGAGTGTTTGTGGTAGAGTTGCTGCCGGGCAGCCAAGCAGAAGTAGACGAAATAGTGTTGTGCGGTGACATCCTAGATGAAATAAACGGTGTGTCTCTGAGATACGCGTACAATGGGCAG GCCGGCACAGTGCTAAACAGACTAAAGGGGGAGCCACTTTACTTCGGACTGATCCGTTGGCAGTGGAAGGATGGGCAGCTCTACCGTCCACTGATTCCTTACATTAAGGGCGTGCAGGAGAAGGTGCCTTCATTTCAGCTTCAGCTACAACCTAAGAACCAGGAGAGCGGGCAGGACAGGCCCCAGCAGGATGGCAG GCTCATGTACACCCTTCAGTATCTGGGGAAGGCTGCAGTGGGGAAG tttGGTGGAAAAGAGGTCCTTGATGTAGGAATCACTAAGGTGCGAGAGTTAAACTGCTCCCCAAAG GAGGTGCTGTTTGATGTGAAAGAGACAGAAGTAAGAATACAGGACAAAAAGTCCCACAAG TGA
- the galk1 gene encoding galactokinase (The RefSeq protein has 3 substitutions compared to this genomic sequence), with translation MTEIAELRESAWHEYAKRFGGRQPTISVFAPGRVNLIGEHTDYNGGFVLPMALPLVTVIVGSPRDDGQISIVTTAEGADEPHMVDFEAPKQGKPLVPGAPKWSNYVKGVIEHYRGGPVPGFNALIASSVPLGGGLSSSASLEVATYTFLQQLCSDDGDTVQKALACQKAEHTFAGVPCGIMDQFISVMGREGHALLIDCRSLDVTPLPLADPGLAVLITNSNVRHELTGSEYPERRRQCEEAARALKKESLRDSSMEELEAMKESLTKTCYKRARHVISEIARTTDAADALQRGDYKAFGKLMVESHNSLRDDYEVSCPELDELVAIALEVPGVYGSRMTGGGFGGCTVTLLEASAAEGAKQQIKAKYRGSPTFYITKPSAGSGIMTE, from the exons ATGACTGAGATAGCAGAGCTCCGGGAAAGTGCCTGGCAGGAGTATGCCAAGAGGTTCGGTGGAAGGCAGCCCACAATCGGCGTGTTCGCTCCCGGGCGGGTCAATCTGATTGGGGAACACACAGATTATAATGGGGGCTTCGTGCTGCCCATG GCCCTGCCTCTCGTTACTGTTATTGTTGGGAGTCCAAGAGATgatggccagatatctattgttACTACGGCAGAAGGTGCAGATGAACCACACATGGTGGATTTTGAGGCTCCAAAGCAGGGGAAACCACTTGTACCAGGAGCTCCCAAATGGTCTAACTATGTAAAGGGTGTGATAGAGCATTATCGAG GTGGTCCAGTACCTGGATTCAATGCTCTAATTGCCTCCAGTGTCCCTTTGGGTGGAGGTCTGTCCAGCTCTGCATCCCTAGAGGTGGCCACATATACATTCCTACAGCAGCTGTGCAGTG ATGATGGTGACACTGTACAGAAGGCTCTTGCATGCCAGAaagctgaacatacttttgctGGGGTGCCCTGCGGGATCATGGACCAGTTCATCTCTGTGATGGGTAGGGAGGGCCACGCTCTGCTAATTGACTGCAG GTCTTTGGATGTGACTCCTCTCCCTTTGGCAGACCCAGGATTGGCCGTGCTCATCACCAATTCAAATGTGCGCCATGAGCTGACTGGTAGTGAATATCCTGAACGTAGACGCCAGTGTGAAGAGGCTACTAGGGCTCTTAAGAAGGAGAGTCTGAGAGATTCTAGCATGGAGGAATTGGAAG CAATGAAGGAGAGTCTGACAAAGACATGTTACAAACGGGCTCGTCACGTCATCTCAGAGATAGCAAGAACAACAGATGCAGCAGATGCCTTGCAGAGGGGAGACTACAAAGCATTTGGAAAATTAATGGTGGAGAGTCACAATTCTCTAAG GGATGATTATGAAGTCAGCTGCCCGGAGCTTGATGAACTGGTGGCAATAGCATTGGAGGTTCCCGGTGTTTACGGCAGCCGAATGACAGGCGGAGGTTTTGGAGGCTGCACTGTTACCTTGCTGGAGGCTTCTGCAGCTGAGGGAGCCAAGCAACAAATTAAG GCAAAATACAGAGGCTCCCCTACATTCTACATTACCAAACCTTCTGCCGGTTCTGGTATAATGACAGAGTAA